CTCCTGTTGTTGCATACGAGAGTGGTGGGGACACGCGAGCCGGCGGAACAGATGCTTGCGTTCTCATTGGACGATGGCCCGTGACCGGGCGTCCCCTATTGGCGGGCAGCGCGGGGCCCACGGGCCTGCATTGGTCGGGCAGCACGTGCGGGCCACCTGCACCTGGCCGGTGGGGTGAGCTGTTATAAAAGGACTTGGCGCACCCCCCTGCCAGTCAGAGACCGGCCTGCAGCCGAACAGTTGTCAGAGTCGTATCAGAGTATCGTACCTTCCTTCAAACATTTTCGCGTTCACCCGCCAGTCCTCtgtttctttcctcttcctcttctacTGTTGCTCGTTTAACCCTGGTGCCGGTCGGACAGTCGGTTCAGTTCAGTCTCGACGAGCGCACAGTGAGGATCGAGAcgatttttttcttcatcgaaggatttttttttctccgaGTGCTCGTAAAACGACGAGAAAGTGAACGAGAAGGACTATTTTGTTCGTCCACATGTGTGACGCAGTGCAGTGACAACATCCCTTAGGATTATCTTGACAGTTTTGTTGTTCCTCGCGCACGAGGGAACTGAATATTGTGGTCAGTGTGAACACGAGAACAATTGGATTAAAATCGCGGTGTTGCGCCTTCGCGGTGTCCAGTACCTGCGAAGAGCCGACTCGGATCTTTCCAACTGTGAAATTGTCAAGGAAAAATCGCTAAGATGCTGGTCGAAGAAGTGCCTAGAAGTTTCGTTAAGAAAAATAACAGCTACAGTCACTGTCCGCTGAAAAAGCGGCCAGTCCACGTCTTGCCTACCGAGGAAGTTCCCGAAGTGATTAAAGGTGAgtttcgaatattttaattaattttcccaATCAATAACATTCCAGTCTCCGAATCCCTTTTCGTTATCCAATTTCTCGTCAGTCGAGGAACTCTCGTATAAaacgaaatttctttttctcttcttcagAGGAAATAATCGACGTCGTGATGGACGATATTCCCGAGCCCGAGAATCTCAGTACAAAACCCGAAGATCTCAGTAGAACCGCGGAACGCCATCACCATCAACAGCAACAGGAGCCGGAGCGTGCATCCAGGTCTCCTTCACCCATCGTCAAAGTCTCTCCGTCTCCACCGTTGGCACCCAGATCGACTTCCCCGCTGGTGCACCATCACGTCCACCCGGTGCACCAcgttcatcatcatcattacCCAACGAAGGCGATCACGCCGCCGGCGGGTATCGCGCCGATTCATCCAGTGGCGAAGAAGGCTCGCGTCGAGGTGATCCAGCACGACAACTCCTCGTCGACGACCGCCGTGACGGCCACGTCGGCGCCCTTGCACTTCATGGCTAGCAAGGCACCTTTGGAACCGTTGAATCTCAACACACCCGTCGAGCCATTGGCGCACTACGCGACCCCGGCGTGGGCGCGAGCTGCGCCGCTCTATCCTCCTCACTATCTGCCCTATCCAGCGGCTTATCACCGTTATCACCACGCGGGAGCAGAGTTGTATCCGTCCTACCCGATGCCAGCGTATCCGCACTCATCCCCGGAGCATCATCCGTCAGTCTCGCCTCCGCCGCACAGTGCGCTCACTTGTCCAACGATTCAGAGACCCATCGCCAGGAGTTACTCGCACTGGGCCAGTCCCGACCATTGCGGACTATCACCGACGAGTTCCTTGGGCTCTGGCTCGCTGAGGTCGCCTCCTCCAGTCACGCCGGAGGATCTCTCTTCTCCTGGAAGCGACAGCGGAAGATCGTCCGCTGGTAGCACCTCGGTGGGCTCAACGATCGTGAACCCGAAAATCGAGAAGACCGGAGTGAACAGTGGTTCCACCGTATCTTTGTCTTCCACTTCGTCCTCgtcgtcctcgtcgtcgtcgacgtcgCCGAGGTACCAGTGCCCGGACTGTGGAAAATCTTACTCGACGTACTCCGGACTGTCGAAACATCAACAGTTCCATTGCGCCGCGGCCGAGGGCCAGGCGAAAAAATCCTTCTCCTGCAAGTACTGCGAGAAGGTGTACGTCAGCTTAGGTGCCCTCAAGATGCACATCAGGACGCATACGCTGCCCTGCAAGTGCCATCTTTGCGGCAAAGCGTTCTCGAGGCCCTGGCTGCTCCAAGGACACATCAGGACCCACACCGGGGAGAAACCCTTCAGCTGTCAGCACTGCAATCGAGCTTTCGCTGATAGGAGTAATCTAAGGGCACATCTCCAGACCCACAGTGACGTGAAGAAGTACTCGTGCACCTCGTGCAGCAAAACCTTCAGCAGGATGTCTCTGCTGACCAAACACCAGGAGGGAGGGTGTCCAGGAGTCGCCGTCCCCATGGGCTACGCATGCTGAGGAGCCCGATGATCTACTCGAAGAAGTCCGCGACGATTTGATCGCGTCGCGTGTGTGATCGCCTGATACGTTCCTTATTACTTTGTTACGGTTCGAAGAAGAAGTGCCTTACGTTAATCGGAGTACAAACGAATAATAATAGTACTAGAAGTAGGTCCAGAAGAGATCGGTTACAGGGTTCAATTTCTCGGCCAAGTTCCCGCGAAGTGTTGTAGTTTCGAGTACCTGGCTTTCGATTAAAATTCATACCCGTTTCGTGATTGAATTTTAGACGAGATCGTTGATAGAACACCGGCGTCGAAAAACTGAACCCTTATCAATCGAACCCCCATCCGATGGTTGTGCATTTTTCTCGCGTTCGAATCGCGCCCTTCGTCCCGTTGTACATAATTcggtgtgtgtgtgtgtgtgcgtgtgcGTGTGACAAACAGCGAGAATGACCGCGTTCCGTCTGTACTTAAAGGATATGATAGTCGATGCGTGCCCTTCGAGGATTCGATGAAGATGTTCGAGGAGAGGCAAAAAGGACGAGTCGATTTAACCGCTTGACGCGGTCCCGTGAAGCTGCCGTGCcattttcgttttctttttcctttccctcttatttttttttgttttcttcctCTTGTATTCCTTGCCATTTTACGTACACGCGACAAACTGTAATCCTTTCGTCGATTGTGTTTCATTTTCGTGTGTACCGTGCACCAAAgtgccattttttttttttattatcgtgCCCCATGCGACTGTAAATAACAACGATTAATTGTCAAGGCACGTACGAAAAACAAAGTATTATTATAAGTCGCCATAGGTGGACGGAGGTACAGAGAGagaaaagtatttaaataGATCGTCCAGTGCCTGAGtggtttattttattttatattttttttttttcttcatcttgGTTATTTGGAATTGAATGAATGAGAGCGAGAGAActtaattatttgattttttttcctttgcctTTTGCGTTTTTGTACTTTTTCTTTGCGTTTGTAAATCACTGTAAGTTACTCGAACAAACTAGTCATTGTACAATAACTATAAACGTGCGAGGAGAAATACGAGAGACTCGACGCGAGGAGGCTCCCCTCCGACTGGTCTATTTCGCGTTCCTCGCGGAGAGGTAGCTCGAAAAAAAgagatataataattaaatagagTCGTCACGCCCGAGTTTTATACGTGTCCGTctaaggagagagagagagagagttaCGGCGAAACGACTCAGGGCGAGTACCACTTTTTCTAGTTtttgtaaagaaattaaactaCTATTTGAGATACAGATATCACCTATATATAGAGATATTTTATACGAAATAAATTACTTGGATTTTAAACCTTACACCAGTTTTCTATAATTCTTCGAACCTTTCCCAAAACcctctttaattttatacaaaattattaaatttgagAATAATACCTAACAATATTcgtttcaaaaaaaaaaaaattaattcagaaAATATCAATCACTACGAAATGGAGAATGCACGTGTCGAAATTCAGAAGATTACAGATCCGATCAACGGACACCTTAAATATCGGAACGGCCTCGTTATCGCACGAACCGTGCATAACTTTCGTCGACGTGCATAATAATGCACTTTGTCTTTCGACAAACAACGAACTCGCGGGCTGTTTTATCTCTCCATCTGAGCGATCGTAGCTATTCGTCGAGGACCATCGGGGGCCCTCTGCTCGACAAAAGTAATTGTTGGTGGCCAGCCCCTGCTTCGAGACgaatcgattcgattcgatttgAGTCGAGATCCGACGGACAGCCGACCTCACGGCCGCGTTTAAATGTCCAGCACGAGCGGGAAACCTTCCGGTACTCCGATTCTACCAAGGTGACAGATTTGACGCATTAATttgttaaacaatttttttttttatttagatcttcgaattttggaattttacgACCTTAGATtcttagaatcttaaaatGGTAAGAAGAGGAATCCACAATTTTGGGAGGACCAGATCCtgaatacaattattatttagaccttatttttttctaacagattacattattatttaataatcttCTGTAGGAACAAATGGTTTCACGTGGCACGAGCCATCGCCTTGTTTCTCCCGCAGGCTCATTCACGCGTTCATTCATAGCCGCGTTAGCAGAACGCCGGGCACAAAGGTCTTTTAGCGAGGCAAACAACATATGGCGTGCAAACGCGTGTTCAATTCATTGGCCAGCAATGGGCTACCTGCGCCGCGTATTAAATCCCACGCGCTTTTGCCACGTACTAGCGATTCAATCGACACAGCCATCGTTCGATCGGGCTTTTTGTTCGAATCCCGAGGCCCATATGGGTGTTCCGAATCGCAGATTCTCCCCTCGTCACTTGCTGTCGCTCCGTTAAATATTTGGATTCAGTTTCTCGTTAAACGCGCGTTTAATCTCGGAGTAGAAAGCAACTGGGTCGAGCGTGACCCGTGTTAGAAAGTTCGATTAtgaattcaattattattaatctaGGTGTTTTTTCATTCGTTGGATAACGGATCGATTCCATTGGGAAGATTCTTTCTAATTCTTTCAAATACCAAACGAAATCGTTTGAACGGCGTCCAACAGGCGCCAAAATCGTCGGTGAAAGTCAAAGGTGGGCGGAAGTGGCTGATCGCGCGATCATTTCGCGGTCACACGAAAATTTCGCTATATTGTAACCTGTTCGGGGAAACCAACCCGGCATCGGAACCTTTTGATCTCCGATTCATTAAGCACCGTGTGACAACGCGTCAATATCGCGTGTATGTTAGTAATCGAATTCATTTAATCATCTAACGCTTCATTTTATAGCTGTGTTGGTTGTAAAACATATTCACAGGTTATATGGATCCTTCATTCCTTTTGGAGGATTCAAACATGACATCGATACGGTCGCTTTGAATTTCTAATGGAAAGTTAATTGATATTCTGAATgtgtaaattaaatgaaattcaaagcTCTCTGCTGTGGACATAAAGATGGAAATTTTAGTGTTCAGAAGAATATAATACATTACCAGCttattattaaccctttaactatcatcattttttaaaatttcattttttaacattgaaattattatacgATGAAGCAAATGCTTTTCTAGCACACGTGACGAGTTAATTCGTCGTAAGACAATTCAAGAAAAATCTAATGGACGTAGTGTATATACCTCTTTCGCGTTTAgcagtgaaagggttaaggaaGTTCCATGCCTTCCGATCGATCGGTGCGAAACCAAGCAATGCTCCTTCTTCCGCAGAAATCTGGTCACCTCGAGTGTCCGCCGGATGACGGGCCCGATTCGACAGGAAACTTCTCGTTCACCTGGACAGGTGCTCGTTTACTTTCGAGCACGTCCCTCGGTACACGCGGTACGCACGCGTGTGTACCGTGCAAGAAAGTGTGGAAGCAAAAGCTACCTTGGCCCCTGGGCTTTTATGGCGACTGGTCCGATCGAACAGGTGCGCCTGTTGCTGGCTGTGTATACTCTCGAGTAAGAGGTACCATTATTCCGCGACGTTGTGTGAAGAGCTCGAAGTATGGCGTGCAAAGAGTCTTCCCGCTGGAAGAAAAGCGAGCGTATAAACGTAACGCGAAGCTGGCCAGTGACAAAAGCTCGTCGGCGTCGCGGGTTTGGGTTAGGGAACAGGGAGCCACGAACTTCTTTTTCTCCCTACAAAAGGAACGGGGTCGTGGCGGTCGACCTTCCTCGAAAGAAAATTCTCTTTTGCCTCGACGAGGAAGCGCAGGTCAACGACTTTGCGTTTCAAATCTCTGTTGGACATTTTTGGAGCGTTCTAAACGATTACCTCGACGATGAGCAACGGGGTAGAAATGTTCGACGAGCGTTTTCTGCCTCGATATTCGTTTGTTTCGACGCCGGTCTCCGGCTCCCGGCGCCTTTAGCGACTTTGTATTCCGTGATTTATGTTCCATAGTAGCCGCGGAAGCGTAACGCAGTCATTAATCTAATCGATCGGTAAACAACACGTGTCTTTCGATGCCGAAAGAGCGGCGGCATTTATTGATGATGTTGAAGGCAGTGCCGTACTCGTACGGGTTCCATTAAAAcagtgaattaatttttataaaaagaagaaaatcgtAGAAATTGTCCGGTATCATTTATCTCCTAATTGCCGCTCTTAAAATCACCTTATCGTTTCGAGGTGAATGACGATCCGAGAGGAGCGAGCAAAAAGCGCGTAGGCCAGGTTGACCCGGGGCACAAAACTGGTCCCCTGTGTTCAGCGCAACCGCCAATGAGGATCGAGGCTCTTTCATCGCTTCCCGGAAGACTCTCGTCTTCTTGCAACCCTTTACTCCGTGCTGCTACGTGTCCCATTGTGCCGGCCGAGTGGAGATCGTCGGTTCCGGCTTGGAACCAGCTGCGAGAGCGTATCTGCCCGATTCTCCGAGCGGAAAGCGTGATTCTTGATAACGCGGGGATCGTGTGCTCCGCGATTAATGTTTCATCGGATTCGAGCCCGATACGCCTGTCACCTGTGACGATCGACGAAGCGGCGAGTCATTGAAAGCGAAGAAGGGACACGCGAGATTGAAAGGAACACGGGTCAGTTTGGTTCCAATATCTCGGGGGAATGATTCATTAGACCATGGACGATCTTCGAGCGAACGGACAAAACAATCTCGGCCGCGAAGGTACGAACAACCTGTTACCCGGCCCTTCGGTCGGTCCTTAAGGCGGTGTGCACAACAGATGGTCCGCGCTCGGAGCCTGCAGATTTCACCTGCTGCCGCGCCGGACCTTTTGCTCAATTTCGTTAGATTCTTTCGGCTTGAATTTGAGTCCTGGCGATTCTTCGTGAACACAGGTAATTGTGCGAGAAACTAGATAATTTGTTATCATTTCTGAAGTCTGAGACTATCAAATTTTCGAGGGCCACCttgattgaaaaattaaaatttattttagatAAAATGATCTAGCGTTggatgaattttaaaattatacctCATTACGGAAACGACACTCAAAAAGTAGAAACATTCAGAGAGGAACGTGGGTCAgaggaaatggaaaaattcTCCTTCAGTTTCCACCGATGCATCATTTTACGCTCGATTATAAGTGTGGGAAAGCCGAGTGAACTGGAGACGACACGTGCACGCCATCTTCCTTACAAATGTCCACGTATC
The sequence above is drawn from the Osmia bicornis bicornis chromosome 14, iOsmBic2.1, whole genome shotgun sequence genome and encodes:
- the LOC114878983 gene encoding protein escargot-like, whose translation is MLVEEVPRSFVKKNNSYSHCPLKKRPVHVLPTEEVPEVIKEEIIDVVMDDIPEPENLSTKPEDLSRTAERHHHQQQQEPERASRSPSPIVKVSPSPPLAPRSTSPLVHHHVHPVHHVHHHHYPTKAITPPAGIAPIHPVAKKARVEVIQHDNSSSTTAVTATSAPLHFMASKAPLEPLNLNTPVEPLAHYATPAWARAAPLYPPHYLPYPAAYHRYHHAGAELYPSYPMPAYPHSSPEHHPSVSPPPHSALTCPTIQRPIARSYSHWASPDHCGLSPTSSLGSGSLRSPPPVTPEDLSSPGSDSGRSSAGSTSVGSTIVNPKIEKTGVNSGSTVSLSSTSSSSSSSSSTSPRYQCPDCGKSYSTYSGLSKHQQFHCAAAEGQAKKSFSCKYCEKVYVSLGALKMHIRTHTLPCKCHLCGKAFSRPWLLQGHIRTHTGEKPFSCQHCNRAFADRSNLRAHLQTHSDVKKYSCTSCSKTFSRMSLLTKHQEGGCPGVAVPMGYAC